Proteins co-encoded in one Actinomadura luteofluorescens genomic window:
- a CDS encoding class I SAM-dependent methyltransferase, producing the protein MPGARYGMDAPYGFGFVGLVVLGFWGTGLVMAVTADLAAALPALVSGTLLAGCLALSLHVTLRGKFLVWRDVLDELDLRGDERLLDLGCGRGAVLLAAARHLPQGRAVGVDLWRGRDQSGNTPAATLRNARAEGVADRVHVQGGDLRRLPYAEASFDLVVSSLTVHTIFGADARAQAIAEAYRVLRPGGRLLIADLARTPREYAAVLTRLDAQDIHVRGLGWRAWWGSPWVPTRLLTARKPATP; encoded by the coding sequence ATGCCTGGTGCTCGGTACGGGATGGACGCGCCCTACGGGTTCGGCTTCGTGGGCTTGGTCGTGCTGGGTTTCTGGGGGACCGGGCTGGTGATGGCGGTCACCGCCGATCTGGCCGCCGCGCTGCCCGCGCTGGTCTCCGGCACCCTGCTGGCGGGATGCCTGGCCCTGAGCCTGCACGTCACGCTGCGCGGCAAGTTCCTGGTCTGGCGGGACGTGCTGGACGAGTTGGACCTGCGTGGCGACGAACGGCTGCTCGACCTCGGCTGCGGACGCGGCGCCGTCCTGTTGGCCGCCGCCCGGCACCTCCCGCAGGGCCGGGCGGTCGGCGTGGACCTGTGGCGCGGACGGGACCAGTCCGGCAACACCCCGGCGGCGACCCTGCGCAACGCCCGCGCCGAAGGCGTCGCCGACCGCGTCCACGTGCAGGGGGGCGACCTGCGCAGGCTCCCGTACGCGGAGGCGAGCTTCGACCTGGTCGTGTCCAGCCTGACGGTGCACACCATCTTCGGCGCGGACGCCCGCGCCCAGGCGATCGCCGAGGCGTACCGGGTGCTGCGGCCGGGCGGCCGCCTGCTGATCGCCGACCTGGCGCGGACCCCCCGCGAGTACGCAGCGGTGCTGACCCGGCTGGACGCCCAGGACATCCACGTGCGCGGCCTCGGCTGGCGCGCGTGGTGGGGCAGCCCATGGGTCCCGACCCGCCTGCTCACCGCCCGCAAACCAGCCACCCCCTGA